A region of the Brienomyrus brachyistius isolate T26 chromosome 10, BBRACH_0.4, whole genome shotgun sequence genome:
aacagcagaacTGTAGGTGGTTCCAGACCCTGTTTTTGGTCTAAGCCCCAGTGAAATAAGCTGTTTAGTGACTTTTCCTTTGTTCCTGTGCATGTTTCATTCCCTGTACTTAGTAAGTTTACAACTTTATGTTGGGGGACCTCCCTCAGCATATTTAATTGTGggggcctgggggagggggtgaggggTGCCCCATATTTCCCCTTAAGGGTCAAGTCCTAGAATCACCTCTAAGCAGAACCTGTCCTAGGACTTAAACAGACAACCTTCGCAGCCATTTCTCGCTTCTACCAATAATACCTCTCTTGTATATTTCGAGATTTGCATACAATCTGTCATGTGTGCGGCTCTGAGATTgcatgcctgccccccccctcaggtCAAGGTGCGCCTGGATTGCCCTCACGGGCGTCACCATGACGATATCGAGATCCTGAGTGCGCGGGCCTGTCGCTGCGACATGTGCCGCAAGTCACGCTACTGACACTTCCGGCGGGCACCGTGTCTCTGTCATCCTACGTGATACTGGAGGGCAAAGCAAAATCAGACACCAAGCCCCAACACCCAGTGCTAGTGGGTCCTTTTCCCTGCCAAGCTAATGTCCATGCAGGTTTTCACTCACGTTAGTGCTACGTTGAACTAATTAATTGCCTAGCTTATAAACTTAGCCTTCTCCTTACATACTGACAGTCAGGCACGGTTTAGTATGAAAAGGTCTTGAAAAATGTGTAGATTTGCAGGATTCTGTACATGGATAGAGTGAGACAAAGAGGACAGAGAGAGCTAATACAAAAAGCAagattacaattttttttttattcatgttaattcagtttttttttgtaacagtgCATATGTATGGGTACATATAAAGAAGAGCCCCCCCGTAAGAGCTTTGGTGTTACACACTTATCTGGGCGTGCAGGTGCCAATGGCTACCAGAGCATCAGAGACACCCAACAGAAACACACCATGTCTTACCTGTTCTCCCAACTCTGCTGTCCATCTCATCCCACTGCCGATGTCATCAGTGAAAGTGGGCACTATACGTTTATAAGCGTAACATTCTGAGGACTCTTAAGTGCCAAAGATGTTCGGTGTTAACCGAAATAAGAGTCGAATCTAGATCTTTGATAGGCGCAAGAGATGGGACTGATCAGTGAGGCTGTACACTGTAATTAGGAGTTCACAGGACTCTCTGCTGCCCTCTATGTGTGCTGTAATCACGGCACTGTGTAAAATAAAAGCTTATTTGTCACCTGTGAGTGTTATTCTGTGCTTACATCACATTTGCTTGGCTAATGGTTATACAGAAAAGCATGAAAAGCTTTTTTACACTGAACGGCTCATACTGCTAGATTAATGAGAGTCACCCGACTGTTTACGCATTTAAAAACAGTCTCATTCTGAGGCTGTGTACCTACAACCTACTGGTGAGCATTAAACCACCCGCTTACAGCAGACGTTTACTGTGTCTGAGCTGCTCCCCCCAGGCCGAGCTGCGCTGGACTGGGTCTTCCTGTATTCCTGCCCTGTGACCCATGGAAGCCCAGGCTTAGAAGGTCTCACACTCCGTGTCCTGGGCGGAGCAGGCGGCACAGTCGCACTGCAGGGCCAGTGGGTAGGGGTACAGGGGCGAGACGtgaggcgggcaggcaggcaggcgggccgTCAGGTACCGGATGCGGCTGTATGTGCAGACGCGGTGATGCCTCTGGACGTAGGGCGGCTCCGGGAGTGGCTTCTGCAGAGCCCCACAGCCGCGGAACATCATGGAAGAGAAGCGGGTGTCTTATGCATAGAGCATAGCAGGGCCCATGAGTCAGGCATCACTAATCGAGCAACAGTGCAAAGCAAGGTGTTCACGAATCAAGCATGAAAATAGGATGCTGATTTCAAAGCTAACAAAGACTGCAGAGAGTAGATAATAAATGTACACTAAACAGAAGTGGTTCTAGACTCTATTTAGGGGGGCTGAATTTTGATCTCAGCTACCCTGAAAAGTAAGTTTTCATACAAACCATTTAGTGAATTGTCCCATATTTTTAAATACGTTTTGTACTCCCCACTCGTTAAATTTAATTGGAGGGAGGGGGTGTCCTGAAATTTAAAGGGGGCTGATTTGACTCCTCTAAGGACCACGTTATAGAATCGCCCCTTACACTCACAAATaaggaaagtaaaaaaaaaaaaggaggtcttgaccagcagggggcgctgtgcgcGATCTCACCTCCCAGGTGTGGCAGCGACCCCAGCACGCCTCGGTGGTGATGCGCAGACTTCGACAGCCCGGCTTCTGGGCCAGGAAGGAGAACTGGCGCACGGCACAGCCACGGAACGCCTCCAGGGTAACAGCGACGGAAAGGGCCCCGGTGCCCAGCAAGAGGATAAAGAAGAGGGGACAGGAGCAAGGCTGCATTCTAACAGAGGAGGGAGGGACGACCAAACCTCAGACAGCTTAGCATTGCAGCAGTATTAGCCTTACCAACTGCTGCCTTTCGGAAAGCAGAACGTTCTTCAGGAATGCTGTCTATATATATCCACTTCGCAGCACCTAATAACACCGTTTCATTGAGTCTTACGGATATCACAATTCAGTATATAtgaattataatgtttacataatTCATTACAATATATTAGAACATTTATaggcacacacaaacataataATACATATAAACATGTGTGATTGCTTCCCGTCctgttaattaaaaatgtatgtatttGATGCGAGTTGAAAAAAATATTCACGCAGATCTCCACCTAGTGGTCAATGGTGCAACTTCAAGTCAAGTGAACCCGGACGACGGCTTGAATCAGACGGACTGCTGATGGATTGGACAATCCTTAAATCTTATTTAATTATCAGCCATTTGAATGGATTGAATGAAAATAGCACTATTTACTGTAATAACATTTTTGAGTAGCACAACCTAAAAAATTACGTATACCGTGATATATCATCTTTAATATGCTGTTAGATGACGCCGTTCCCCTTTCTATAAATTGTACGTCTGTAATCCGTATTTTTTAAACCCTGTAAGAAAAGACGAAAATTGATACAATAAACTACAATCGCATGAATGAAAACTTACCTTTTTAAAAGAACTTCAGGTTCAGTGATAATTCAGGGACCCGCTTTGTCTGTCAGAAGATATGTCTCTATGGAAGGTCTTCGTTGTTGTTTTTATCCCTATTTAAAGGACATGAACCATGACATCAtagcaattaaaaataaaaatgcaattaaaCGTAGCAAATCCAATAGAAAAGGACTATATTGTGAGAACTGCCTGAATTGCCTACAGCGAAACTAAATACCTAAGTTGTTAGTCAAATGAAGAAATACAAAGACTATCTCATGTATGTATATTCACTGTATGCTCACGCCGAAACGTAAagttaaacaaaataaatcagAATAAATTCATATGAAAAAAACTCAGCTGAATTATTACACGAAGGAAAcgactgtaaaaaaaaacacaaaacgtgCACTTCTTAAAAAGAACa
Encoded here:
- the LOC125750583 gene encoding glycoprotein hormone beta-5-like yields the protein MQPCSCPLFFILLLGTGALSVAVTLEAFRGCAVRQFSFLAQKPGCRSLRITTEACWGRCHTWEKPLPEPPYVQRHHRVCTYSRIRYLTARLPACPPHVSPLYPYPLALQCDCAACSAQDTECETF